In the genome of Nocardioides marmoribigeumensis, one region contains:
- a CDS encoding excalibur calcium-binding domain-containing protein yields MFTSGKTVLAAVALTAGTLTVTAAPAHAAGRYYSSCSALHHDFKHGVARSYTAAMRQVRAGYGRPAYGDRAKAIYWRNYTRLDRDRDGTACEA; encoded by the coding sequence GTGTTCACCTCAGGCAAGACCGTTCTCGCCGCCGTCGCACTGACCGCCGGCACCCTCACCGTCACCGCCGCCCCGGCCCACGCCGCGGGTCGCTACTACTCCAGCTGTTCGGCGCTGCACCACGACTTCAAGCACGGCGTGGCCAGGTCCTACACCGCAGCGATGCGACAGGTGCGCGCCGGTTACGGTCGCCCGGCGTACGGCGACCGCGCCAAGGCGATCTACTGGCGCAACTACACGCGTCTGGACCGCGACCGCGACGGCACGGCTTGCGAGGCCTGA
- a CDS encoding response regulator has protein sequence MTATPAVPSTPTVLIVDDDPAVRDVVRATLEHQGFEIVGEAVDGLDAVEQFVALDPPPSAVVLDERMPGTTGLETAVRMLAHRPNQVVVLFSAALNPGVVEAALNVGILQCVDKLEVRRLPRVLHVLLGG, from the coding sequence ATGACGGCCACGCCGGCGGTGCCCTCCACGCCCACCGTGCTCATCGTCGACGACGACCCCGCGGTCCGCGACGTGGTCCGCGCGACGCTGGAGCACCAGGGGTTCGAGATCGTGGGCGAGGCGGTCGACGGTCTGGACGCCGTGGAGCAGTTCGTCGCGCTCGACCCCCCTCCCTCGGCCGTGGTCCTCGACGAGCGCATGCCGGGCACGACGGGGCTGGAGACGGCCGTGCGCATGCTCGCCCACCGGCCCAACCAGGTGGTCGTGCTGTTCTCGGCCGCCCTCAACCCCGGGGTGGTCGAGGCGGCGCTCAACGTCGGCATCCTGCAGTGCGTCGACAAGCTCGAGGTCCGACGGCTCCCGCGCGTGCTCCACGTCCTGCTGGGCGGCTGA
- a CDS encoding anti-sigma factor family protein translates to MSTDPFSHDDAAYVLGALGPAERRAFEEHLTGCASCTRAVADLAGLPALLSQVDEPAYAGPEASPVLPETMLPHLLEEVRRRGRRVRLLAATGAAAAAVMIAVVSAVLLVGSSSSPVPARMQAMTQVDQDRLSATVSLEDVAWGTRMRLACTYRGGDWGEGSPSYALVVRTRDGSTEQVATWRGVPDRETRLEAATAADVADIASVEVLVSGTGRTVLTLRPTRT, encoded by the coding sequence ATGAGCACCGACCCGTTCTCGCACGACGACGCGGCCTACGTCCTCGGGGCCCTCGGCCCCGCGGAGCGTCGCGCCTTCGAGGAGCACCTGACCGGGTGCGCGAGCTGCACCCGCGCCGTCGCCGACCTCGCCGGCCTGCCCGCGCTGCTCTCGCAGGTCGACGAGCCCGCCTACGCCGGCCCCGAGGCCTCGCCGGTCCTGCCCGAGACGATGCTCCCCCACCTGCTGGAGGAGGTACGACGGCGCGGTCGCCGGGTGCGCCTCCTCGCCGCGACGGGAGCAGCCGCAGCCGCCGTGATGATCGCCGTCGTGAGCGCGGTGCTGCTCGTCGGCTCCTCCTCGTCCCCGGTGCCGGCACGGATGCAGGCGATGACGCAGGTCGACCAGGACCGGCTCAGCGCCACCGTGTCGCTCGAGGACGTCGCGTGGGGCACCCGGATGCGGCTGGCCTGCACCTACCGCGGCGGCGACTGGGGCGAGGGCTCACCGTCCTACGCCCTGGTCGTCCGGACCCGCGACGGCTCGACCGAGCAGGTCGCGACGTGGCGCGGCGTGCCCGACCGGGAGACGCGGCTCGAGGCGGCCACGGCTGCCGACGTCGCGGACATCGCCTCGGTCGAGGTGCTCGTCAGCGGCACGGGCCGCACCGTGCTCACCCTGAGACCCACCCGCACCTGA
- a CDS encoding sigma-70 family RNA polymerase sigma factor — protein sequence MSTHNGRTSAATGGALPRQQERLMQALHDEHAADLWRYCLHLTMGDAARAQDVCQDTLLRAWQHPDVLSRSSAQTRAWLFTVARNLVIDQWRSRRSHPETITAEVPETEQQDHVDQLLQSWVVAEAMTRLSPDHRQVLRECYFDGRSVAEAARRLGIAEGTVKSRTHYALRALRLALEELGVSR from the coding sequence TTGAGCACGCACAATGGCCGGACGAGCGCAGCGACGGGAGGTGCGTTGCCCAGGCAGCAGGAACGGCTGATGCAGGCGCTGCACGACGAGCACGCGGCGGACCTGTGGCGCTACTGCCTGCACCTGACCATGGGCGACGCGGCCCGGGCCCAGGACGTCTGCCAGGACACGCTCCTGCGGGCCTGGCAGCACCCGGACGTCCTGTCGAGGTCCTCGGCGCAGACCCGAGCGTGGCTGTTCACCGTCGCGCGCAACCTGGTCATCGACCAGTGGCGCTCCCGGCGCAGCCACCCCGAGACGATCACCGCGGAGGTCCCCGAGACCGAGCAGCAGGACCACGTCGACCAGCTGTTGCAGTCGTGGGTCGTCGCCGAGGCGATGACGCGGCTCTCGCCCGACCATCGCCAGGTGCTGCGCGAGTGCTACTTCGACGGCCGCTCGGTCGCCGAGGCCGCCCGCCGCCTCGGCATCGCGGAGGGGACGGTGAAGTCCCGCACCCACTACGCCCTGCGGGCGCTCCGCCTGGCGCTCGAGGAGCTGGGGGTGAGCCGATGA